The DNA segment GTCTTTTTCTCCCTGTAAATACAAGCGCAATAACTCGTTAATATTCATAAATTTATCAAGTTAAATAATGAGATTGGGGAGAATGAATATTTCAAACTTAATATAACACTTAACATTTAACTGAAAGACTTTGTAAAGATTTGAGGATAATCGGATTAACGGTGTCGGGCGCTTCATCCTGTGGGCAATGCCCCAAACCTTCTAAGGGTATAAAATCCTTCACACTATCATAATTAGCCAACAAGCGCCCTTCACCCATAGGCTCCCAAGGGTCTTCCGTACCCCACAAAAAGATGAGGGGACATGGTAAAATGGGTAATAAATCTTCTGCTAAAGGACCTCCAGAATAGCCCGTAAAAGCTAAAAAAACATCACTAGCGCCCTCATCCTGTGATGGTTGATAGATCAAATCAACTAATTCATCGGTAATAGCTTCACGACGGCGGTAGGCTTGACCTAGTAAGTTTTTGATCACCTTTGGTTTAGCGATTTGAGCAAAGAAAAAATTACCGATTGTTTTATTTTGTAATACTTTTTGCATCACTGTAGAACCGACATTGCGCACCCA comes from the Cyanobacterium sp. T60_A2020_053 genome and includes:
- a CDS encoding alpha/beta fold hydrolase; amino-acid sequence: MVAYQVWQWRGFNIGYQCQGDKGDALILVHGFGANCGHWRHNLPVLAQNYRCYAIDLIGFGASAKPQPGTEIDYTFDTWAQQVADFCREVVGTPAYLVGNSIGCIVTMQMAVSFPDLALGIVALNCSLRLLHERKRASLPWVRNVGSTVMQKVLQNKTIGNFFFAQIAKPKVIKNLLGQAYRRREAITDELVDLIYQPSQDEGASDVFLAFTGYSGGPLAEDLLPILPCPLIFLWGTEDPWEPMGEGRLLANYDSVKDFIPLEGLGHCPQDEAPDTVNPIILKSLQSLSVKC